CATTTATCAAATACAAGACGGCAGAAGGAAGATCATTAACTGTAAGAATCTAGGGAAAAAAGCCTTTCCAAGTGTCTCATTTGCCTACGTGTGAGATGATTCATCTATGATACAGCGCTGCTACGTATATGGAGGTGTTGGGAAACAAGAGACAATCCCTGACAGTGGACGTGCACAACACTTACAAACCAACCTGCCGCCTGCCTGCTATCCAGCCCTCAAGCCATACCTGGCTTCTTTGGCTGCTAAAGACTGAAAGGATATTCTCAGGCCTCACCTGCTAGCTGGATCAACTTCAACCCCTTcccaaaatgcaaaatattctcCTTCCTCCAATGTTACTTcatttgtccttcatgtgccATGACTTGGTGGATGCTGCAAGTCCTGTCCTGAGAAAATGGGGTGCAGCAAAGGGTGAAGATGTAACGCtgtagcagctgcagcagcagcaggtctcgGGGCAAGAAGGGTCGGATAAAGAGCATGTGGAACTGGATGAAAAGTAAAGGGGCCTGGATGGATAGCTGATGCCGGAATGATGTGGATGGGGTGGCTGGCTAGAAACGTAGCAGGGTGCCCCGGAATAATTGAGTGGGTCAAGTGGGATAATGAAATAGGTGTCAAGTGGGGCTGGGGTATGTGATGAACCTGAGCAagaggctggggatggggatgggggtgaatTCCAATGgctgcagcggcagcggcggcatggTGCTGCAGAATGGCATGCTGCACTGTGGTGATGGAGGTTGCGGACGCGGCCGCTGGCTGCTGAATGTGGATGGGCTGCAGAGTAGGTGCGGCGGGTGCCAGGGCTGCTGAGGCAGGAAAGGCCTTGACCTGCTTTGCTAGAAGTTGCTGCTGAATGTGCTGCTGAGCAGCTTGCTGGAGCTTACtatatttctccatttcttcagGTGTAAAAGTGATCGGTTGGCTCTCAAGCGGTGCTAGGGATGAGTCTTCTCCTTCTCGATCTCCTTCGATGCTCGGCTCCCCACCCTGAGGCACGTAGCCAGAAAAGTGCTCAACATCTGGAACTAAGGGCATCATACTGGTTTCCACAGGGACAGGCTGGTTGCCCCCGTCCATAGGCTCTAAAGCATCGCTATCATTCGGATCTGAGAGAAAGTTGTGTGGCATCACCAGATCTCCGGAACTAAAGCACTCGGAGAGCGCTGGTGCTTCAAGGGGAATGGACGGCATTTCCTCAGTAGATTCCTCATGTTTCTGCTCATCCAGAGGTTTGTCCTGAATGACCATCACCACTTCTTCCAGGAGAGACTGGCTGCCCAACTGAGTCTCCTCAATACCTTGGGAAACGTCCTCAGAATCTGACAGCTCTTGTTCCTCGCCCCTCTCTAAACCAGACTCTTCATATCTTTTTGCGTTTGGTTTTCGAATGGTAGGTAATTTCCCAATTAAGGGGAGAACTGGTTTGTTGCCTAAGGAAGGAGGAAGTTTGGGGCCAAAGTACCCCTGTGGAGGATCTTTGAGCTTTATGCCCACCTTGTTTGCCCCTGCTAGCATTTCATCAGCGACACATGGCTTCTTCTCAACCTTCCTGGATTGAACCTTTTCTAGGAGAAGTTTTGCAGTAACTGAGTTTCTCTCTTCTGGACTACAATCACTTTCTGAGGCCCTCCCTGTGCCAGAACTGCTGCTGTTTTGGGAGAGAGAGCCAGATCCTTTCAGATCATCTCCTTTGCCATCCTCTTTCTTCAGAGATCCTTCATTTCGGCCTGTTCTGAAATAGTGAGGAGACTGTGAGCGATAGATTTTCGATCTGATGAAGTCTCTTCTCCCTGACCTCCTCTCTTCAGGGCTCTCATGGCCTCGAGAGCCCTTGTGGGAGAGAGATCTCTGCGAGTGGCTTCTTGTACTACGGCTACGATCTCTGCTATAGCTGCGACTCCGTTTCCAGCTGCGACCAGTTACACTTCGGCTTCTCCTCTTGCTTCGACTGCGGCTGCAACTGCTGCTTCGCGTTCTGCCTCGACTTCTTGTTCTGGACCTTCCTCGAGGGTGGGTTCGGCTCCTGCTTCGACTTCTTGACCTGCTCCTACTCGAGCTGTAATCATCATCAGAAGAGGAGTACTTGCGCCGCTTTGATCTGTGATTTGAGCTGTTGTAATCAGAGTCGTCCTCCGAGTCATGGGACCTCTTTGAATGGCACCTTGACCGGTCGCTGTAATCGCTGTAGCTATCATCTGAGTAACTTCTCCGACGGCTGTACCTACTGTGGTCTGAAGAAGCGTCAGAACTGGTCGAATACGACCTTTGAGATGAATGCCTCCGCCCTGATCTCGAACGGCTTCTGGAATGGTCACTGCCAGAGTCATAGTCATCGCTGTACTGTGACAGAGATTTCTGCCGGCAGTGCTTCCTGTGGGAGCCCTCGTCGCTGTCATAGTCCCCGCTGCTCTGTCGGCTTCTGTGGCTGGACCTGCCAAGGGAAGGAGCAGAACACCGTCTCCTTGAGGCAGACGATAACTGCTGCAGGTCAGCCTTGTGTTTTTTTCCGCCGTGCTCTTGGCAGGAGTTACCACTATCCTCTTTCTTACCACTGCTCCCCTCTTCTGCAGACAGAGACTTCCACTGGGACTCCTGAGAGCACcgctttttcttctggaaatggcCACAGTCTTCAGACAGTTCAGTTTTTAGTGCCCGTTCAGATTCAGTAGAAAGAGAGGATTTGCcctttctgtgtttgtgttttttccgtTTCTTGGGTTTCTCTTCCCCCAGCTCAGCTTTTCGGCTCTTCTCTTCAGTTTCCTCCTTGTGTTTATGTTTGTGTTTGCTGGACTTTTtgtgcttctttttcttcttgtgtttaTGGGATTTCCCAGATTTATTCTTACTGGTTACGTTTTTACTACTGTCATCTCCCTCTACTTTACTAACGCTTGCCAAACTGGACTCCTGCTTGTTCTGGGAGCCACAGGTAGACAGAGACTTGTTTTCCACTTTTACAGCAGAACTGTTAGCTATGCCCTCTGTCTCCTTGGGTCTGCTTATGTCACTAGAGTCTATAGCTGGTACCTTTTCTTTACAAAGACCTCCTGGATCCTTAGATTTCTCTGCCCCTTTAGCTTTAGCATCTTTGTTGCGAGAGAGCTTGAAATCAAAATACAAGGGATTACAACTGTATGAAACAGATGGTTCTGCTTTGGTAAATATGAGAAGTTCTGAAGGCCACTGGAGAGTAGTGCTCTCATCTTTactcaaaactggaaaaaagggtCCTGTTGGATGCTTTGGTCCTTCAGTGATATCTTTACAGCTTGGGACAGGCTGAGTGACTTCTTTAGTAGTGTCTGGCTGTGGGAGATTGCTTTCCATAAGATGCTTGCTCTCCTGTACACTTGCATTTTCTGAGACTTCTTTTAGTTCCATTTTGCTCTGCTGAGCTGTAATTTCAGTAGTACTCTGTTCCTtttgctgcactgtgctctcagCAGTCTTTTCTGTGTGCTTGCCCGGTTTAGGTTTTGGAGAATTACCTTTTTTGATTTCTTGTGCAGTTTTTTTGTTCACATTTTCAGCTTCCATTTGTTCTGTAGACTTCATGAAAAGCAGGAACTGAAAATTAGGCTTTACTTTACAGTGGGCTGGGGGAATATAATGATAATATTCTGGTTCAACTGCCATTGGTCCATCTTCTCGTCTCATCTTTTTTAGTTTAGATAACGTGGTGGCTAAAGACCCACTATCTTTGTCATGTTGGTCATCTTCCTCTGCCTTGCCCTCAGAACTATTTGTGTTCTCACTCTCACCAGATTTCTGCAGACTCCCTGCATCTGACCCTCTTTCATCAGCTTTTGTTCCATCTGCAGAACTTGACTCCTCCACGTGGTCCTTGAAAACAGAAGCTATCGTCTCAAGCTTTACTGGAGTCTTCTTGGCAAATGAAAATGACACACCTATCTTTTGCAGTGGAGTTCCCAAAGTGCTCTTAATGCCAAAACTGATTGCTTGTGCTGTGTGGACAGGCATCTGACTTGGCATAACAGTGCCACCGACTTGTCCAGTGTTTAGAAAACCTCTGTCCATAGTCATCTCTGTAGCGTGGCCAGAAGTTGTCTGGATGAAAGAACTGCTGTTAGCTGCAGAATCATCGTCATCCCCAGCTTCTTCATCCACAGCCACAGTGGTGGTTCTGAACATGGGTCCACTTCCAGGAGCACTATATGAACAAGTTAAAATAGAGCATAGAGCTGACTACCGCTTATATATCTCTGCAGTTGGTTTTATGCAGgatctaaaataatattttacccATTTCTAATACTGTTGTATCCAGAAATAGATATATTAAAATAGTATTATAtactcatctgattttttttttttttttttttacaacattaaataatgaaagaaacTGGGTATTGCTGGATAAAGAACTTGGGGATGCTCTGGACTACCAACTTACAGAATtcacttctattaaaaatatagcaaTAGGCTAAACTCAAGTGCAAAGCTTTTCTCTCAAAACTTGGCTCAGGATTACAGGAGCAAAAACGCCACTGCTGCAAAAGGGCCTCCTCGTTCCCAAGTAGGACTCTTGCACACATGCTCCAAGGGTGCTCAGGGATCACCCCTACTCACCACTCAGGCTGCCTTCTCTGTTCAGCCAGTTCATGTAGACGCCGGAGGGCTTTCTCCTGCTTCCTTTCATCTTTACGTGATCTTGAAGAGACATTGCGAGCAAATTCCCTTTGTTTAAGATCTTTCAATCTCTGAGGCAAAAGAGAACAGGAATGTATTAGACAGAAGTGGCTGGCGATAAGTGCGCTGAAGTCTCTCTTTGCTGTAGCACTGGAAAGTATGTTGTAAACTGTTCCTACCCCACCTCTATCTAGTACAAATTTATTGGGCTAGGATGGAGAATAGTATCTTAGCTCAGCAAACCAAATGGAGCACGTTTCATTTAGCTACTGTGAGGATGGCAAAGACAACTGTTGATCACTTTTAGCTATGACTTCAGGTCTGTGTACACATATGTAATCAATTTGACTGGTTTTCTTTAGCTTGTTCAATAAAGCTGATTTCAGAGCAAAAAGcaaattctggaagaaaaagaagaacgaCCGTTTACTCCGCTGCACTTGCAGGGCACAAATGTACTTGACGCACGCTGCATGACAGAAGTCTTAATAGCATGGGCCAAAGAACAGAAAGGATTAGCTGGTGCAAAAGTTACCCAGGTATTATATCTTACAAAAGCAATGTACAAATTACATTGGAGAAAGTGCCAAAAACCCCTGTGCAAATGATACAGCAAATAAATAACAGAACATACACCACAGTTACTTGTTTTCCTGACAGCAATTTCGAGACAGTCTGTAATGAGACAAGATTCACTAGAATACAATGGGCTCTTTGGGGGTTTAATACTTTAGAGGGACAGAAGCACTAGGCCCCCCAGAAATCTTATCCTATGAGGAAGCAAACCTAAACTCAATAATTTTCAAACACATAATAATAAAGTCATGAGAGAATATAGATATCCAATTTAATAGGAACCGAACCTCAAACTCTGCcaatttttgaaaagctttatcTTAAAGCATTAGGAAAAGaggctgtttttcctttgattaCATGTGAAAACTTTCAAGCCATTTTTAGAATGCTATCCTGAAGTTTAAGTAGCAGCATACATCAAAGACTGACCTAAACCATCAAAAGGgaatcaaataacttttttttttcctcctcctcttttctggCACACAATTTGAAACCCTTTCAAAAGGCCCAGTTCTCAGAAAGCATCATGCATCCACCTTTTGAAAAAGTTTCACGTCCTTAAACATGTCATGAAGAGCCTGAAAGACTAAAGGTACTCAAAGCAGTAGACACTTCagaaaaatcctaaaataaatgTACGAATCATTGCCAAATTCTTAATAACCCTTCTGGCTGACTCTGCCTCTTTAATGGAGCAGCGTCACAGACAGGTATACACGAAACAGCTGATTCGAAAACTAACCCAAAGATCAAATTAGAGGAAATAATTTGCCCAATGTAAAGAGAACATTGCTttgtgaaaaaaaggaagatttgacACAACAGAGGATTGCTCTTACCTCATCATTATTTACTAAATGTGGTTGTGCTTCACCAAAATCAGAAGGGAGGACATAtacacaggagaaagaaaaaaaaaaatacagctacagACACTAGTATAAAGAAACTCACTCTTACGATCTGGACTCCAAAATTAGAAGGATTTGCTTTCAATACATCAGCTGAAAATGTCacatcacaaagaaaaaaaaaaagaaagtaaaaatacaagagtggaagagaggaaaaaaataaaaagcaagcattaCTACACAAGCTCTCAGCCTGTCTGCAAGCTATTCTACAGAGGAGGAGCTGAGCCATCGAAGCTACGGGGCTGAG
The sequence above is a segment of the Struthio camelus isolate bStrCam1 chromosome 25, bStrCam1.hap1, whole genome shotgun sequence genome. Coding sequences within it:
- the GPATCH8 gene encoding G patch domain-containing protein 8 isoform X2; this translates as MGNHFDQYEEGHLEIEQASLDKPIESDNIGHRLLQKHGWKLGQGLGKSLQGRTDPIPIVVKYDVMGMGRMEMELDYAEDATERRRVLEVEKEDTEELRQKYKDYVDKEKAIAKALEDLRANFYCELCDKQYQKHQEFDNHINSYDHAHKQRLKDLKQREFARNVSSRSRKDERKQEKALRRLHELAEQRRQPECAPGSGPMFRTTTVAVDEEAGDDDDSAANSSSFIQTTSGHATEMTMDRGFLNTGQVGGTVMPSQMPVHTAQAISFGIKSTLGTPLQKIGVSFSFAKKTPVKLETIASVFKDHVEESSSADGTKADERGSDAGSLQKSGESENTNSSEGKAEEDDQHDKDSGSLATTLSKLKKMRREDGPMAVEPEYYHYIPPAHCKVKPNFQFLLFMKSTEQMEAENVNKKTAQEIKKGNSPKPKPGKHTEKTAESTVQQKEQSTTEITAQQSKMELKEVSENASVQESKHLMESNLPQPDTTKEVTQPVPSCKDITEGPKHPTGPFFPVLSKDESTTLQWPSELLIFTKAEPSVSYSCNPLYFDFKLSRNKDAKAKGAEKSKDPGGLCKEKVPAIDSSDISRPKETEGIANSSAVKVENKSLSTCGSQNKQESSLASVSKVEGDDSSKNVTSKNKSGKSHKHKKKKKHKKSSKHKHKHKEETEEKSRKAELGEEKPKKRKKHKHRKGKSSLSTESERALKTELSEDCGHFQKKKRCSQESQWKSLSAEEGSSGKKEDSGNSCQEHGGKKHKADLQQLSSASRRRCSAPSLGRSSHRSRQSSGDYDSDEGSHRKHCRQKSLSQYSDDYDSGSDHSRSRSRSGRRHSSQRSYSTSSDASSDHSRYSRRRSYSDDSYSDYSDRSRCHSKRSHDSEDDSDYNSSNHRSKRRKYSSSDDDYSSSRSRSRSRSRSRTHPRGRSRTRSRGRTRSSSCSRSRSKRRSRSVTGRSWKRSRSYSRDRSRSTRSHSQRSLSHKGSRGHESPEERRSGRRDFIRSKIYRSQSPHYFRTGRNEGSLKKEDGKGDDLKGSGSLSQNSSSSGTGRASESDCSPEERNSVTAKLLLEKVQSRKVEKKPCVADEMLAGANKVGIKLKDPPQGYFGPKLPPSLGNKPVLPLIGKLPTIRKPNAKRYEESGLERGEEQELSDSEDVSQGIEETQLGSQSLLEEVVMVIQDKPLDEQKHEESTEEMPSIPLEAPALSECFSSGDLVMPHNFLSDPNDSDALEPMDGGNQPVPVETSMMPLVPDVEHFSGYVPQGGEPSIEGDREGEDSSLAPLESQPITFTPEEMEKYSKLQQAAQQHIQQQLLAKQVKAFPASAALAPAAPTLQPIHIQQPAAASATSITTVQHAILQHHAAAAAAAIGIHPHPHPQPLAQVHHIPQPHLTPISLSHLTHSIIPGHPATFLASHPIHIIPASAIHPGPFTFHPVPHALYPTLLAPRPAAAAAATALHLHPLLHPIFSGQDLQHPPSHGT
- the GPATCH8 gene encoding G patch domain-containing protein 8 isoform X1 is translated as MADRFSRFNEDRDFQGNHFDQYEEGHLEIEQASLDKPIESDNIGHRLLQKHGWKLGQGLGKSLQGRTDPIPIVVKYDVMGMGRMEMELDYAEDATERRRVLEVEKEDTEELRQKYKDYVDKEKAIAKALEDLRANFYCELCDKQYQKHQEFDNHINSYDHAHKQRLKDLKQREFARNVSSRSRKDERKQEKALRRLHELAEQRRQPECAPGSGPMFRTTTVAVDEEAGDDDDSAANSSSFIQTTSGHATEMTMDRGFLNTGQVGGTVMPSQMPVHTAQAISFGIKSTLGTPLQKIGVSFSFAKKTPVKLETIASVFKDHVEESSSADGTKADERGSDAGSLQKSGESENTNSSEGKAEEDDQHDKDSGSLATTLSKLKKMRREDGPMAVEPEYYHYIPPAHCKVKPNFQFLLFMKSTEQMEAENVNKKTAQEIKKGNSPKPKPGKHTEKTAESTVQQKEQSTTEITAQQSKMELKEVSENASVQESKHLMESNLPQPDTTKEVTQPVPSCKDITEGPKHPTGPFFPVLSKDESTTLQWPSELLIFTKAEPSVSYSCNPLYFDFKLSRNKDAKAKGAEKSKDPGGLCKEKVPAIDSSDISRPKETEGIANSSAVKVENKSLSTCGSQNKQESSLASVSKVEGDDSSKNVTSKNKSGKSHKHKKKKKHKKSSKHKHKHKEETEEKSRKAELGEEKPKKRKKHKHRKGKSSLSTESERALKTELSEDCGHFQKKKRCSQESQWKSLSAEEGSSGKKEDSGNSCQEHGGKKHKADLQQLSSASRRRCSAPSLGRSSHRSRQSSGDYDSDEGSHRKHCRQKSLSQYSDDYDSGSDHSRSRSRSGRRHSSQRSYSTSSDASSDHSRYSRRRSYSDDSYSDYSDRSRCHSKRSHDSEDDSDYNSSNHRSKRRKYSSSDDDYSSSRSRSRSRSRSRTHPRGRSRTRSRGRTRSSSCSRSRSKRRSRSVTGRSWKRSRSYSRDRSRSTRSHSQRSLSHKGSRGHESPEERRSGRRDFIRSKIYRSQSPHYFRTGRNEGSLKKEDGKGDDLKGSGSLSQNSSSSGTGRASESDCSPEERNSVTAKLLLEKVQSRKVEKKPCVADEMLAGANKVGIKLKDPPQGYFGPKLPPSLGNKPVLPLIGKLPTIRKPNAKRYEESGLERGEEQELSDSEDVSQGIEETQLGSQSLLEEVVMVIQDKPLDEQKHEESTEEMPSIPLEAPALSECFSSGDLVMPHNFLSDPNDSDALEPMDGGNQPVPVETSMMPLVPDVEHFSGYVPQGGEPSIEGDREGEDSSLAPLESQPITFTPEEMEKYSKLQQAAQQHIQQQLLAKQVKAFPASAALAPAAPTLQPIHIQQPAAASATSITTVQHAILQHHAAAAAAAIGIHPHPHPQPLAQVHHIPQPHLTPISLSHLTHSIIPGHPATFLASHPIHIIPASAIHPGPFTFHPVPHALYPTLLAPRPAAAAAATALHLHPLLHPIFSGQDLQHPPSHGT
- the GPATCH8 gene encoding G patch domain-containing protein 8 isoform X3, which produces MGMGRMEMELDYAEDATERRRVLEVEKEDTEELRQKYKDYVDKEKAIAKALEDLRANFYCELCDKQYQKHQEFDNHINSYDHAHKQRLKDLKQREFARNVSSRSRKDERKQEKALRRLHELAEQRRQPECAPGSGPMFRTTTVAVDEEAGDDDDSAANSSSFIQTTSGHATEMTMDRGFLNTGQVGGTVMPSQMPVHTAQAISFGIKSTLGTPLQKIGVSFSFAKKTPVKLETIASVFKDHVEESSSADGTKADERGSDAGSLQKSGESENTNSSEGKAEEDDQHDKDSGSLATTLSKLKKMRREDGPMAVEPEYYHYIPPAHCKVKPNFQFLLFMKSTEQMEAENVNKKTAQEIKKGNSPKPKPGKHTEKTAESTVQQKEQSTTEITAQQSKMELKEVSENASVQESKHLMESNLPQPDTTKEVTQPVPSCKDITEGPKHPTGPFFPVLSKDESTTLQWPSELLIFTKAEPSVSYSCNPLYFDFKLSRNKDAKAKGAEKSKDPGGLCKEKVPAIDSSDISRPKETEGIANSSAVKVENKSLSTCGSQNKQESSLASVSKVEGDDSSKNVTSKNKSGKSHKHKKKKKHKKSSKHKHKHKEETEEKSRKAELGEEKPKKRKKHKHRKGKSSLSTESERALKTELSEDCGHFQKKKRCSQESQWKSLSAEEGSSGKKEDSGNSCQEHGGKKHKADLQQLSSASRRRCSAPSLGRSSHRSRQSSGDYDSDEGSHRKHCRQKSLSQYSDDYDSGSDHSRSRSRSGRRHSSQRSYSTSSDASSDHSRYSRRRSYSDDSYSDYSDRSRCHSKRSHDSEDDSDYNSSNHRSKRRKYSSSDDDYSSSRSRSRSRSRSRTHPRGRSRTRSRGRTRSSSCSRSRSKRRSRSVTGRSWKRSRSYSRDRSRSTRSHSQRSLSHKGSRGHESPEERRSGRRDFIRSKIYRSQSPHYFRTGRNEGSLKKEDGKGDDLKGSGSLSQNSSSSGTGRASESDCSPEERNSVTAKLLLEKVQSRKVEKKPCVADEMLAGANKVGIKLKDPPQGYFGPKLPPSLGNKPVLPLIGKLPTIRKPNAKRYEESGLERGEEQELSDSEDVSQGIEETQLGSQSLLEEVVMVIQDKPLDEQKHEESTEEMPSIPLEAPALSECFSSGDLVMPHNFLSDPNDSDALEPMDGGNQPVPVETSMMPLVPDVEHFSGYVPQGGEPSIEGDREGEDSSLAPLESQPITFTPEEMEKYSKLQQAAQQHIQQQLLAKQVKAFPASAALAPAAPTLQPIHIQQPAAASATSITTVQHAILQHHAAAAAAAIGIHPHPHPQPLAQVHHIPQPHLTPISLSHLTHSIIPGHPATFLASHPIHIIPASAIHPGPFTFHPVPHALYPTLLAPRPAAAAAATALHLHPLLHPIFSGQDLQHPPSHGT